The Leptotrichia sp. OH3620_COT-345 genomic sequence CTATTTCAGTATAAAGCAGTATGAGAAATATTTTTATGATTTGTCTGAAACTCCTTATACTCCGGCTATAGCATTAATCCTTGCATTACATGAATCATTAAAAGAACTTGTCGTAAAAGGTACCGATGTGACTGTAAAAGAAAAATATGAGTTAAGGAAATTAATAGAAGAAAAGGCTCAAAAGCTAGGGTTTACTTTACTTGTAAAAGAAGAAAAAAACAGAACTAATACTTTAGTGTCGGTTTATAAGGAAGGGATAGATATAAAAAGTATAATAAATGAGCTTGAAAATAAAGGATATACTGTTACGGGAGGAAAAGGAAAATATGCCGACAGTCTGATGAGAATAGGGATATTAGGAGAAATTTCCAAAGAACAGATAAATGATTTTTTTGTTGTACTTGAAGAAGAATTGAAAAAACAGTTAGGAGAATAAATGAAACCTTATTTATTTAAAATCGGTAACTTTGAGTTGAGGATATACAGTCTGATGTATATAATAGCTTTTCTTGTAGGAATATTCATAGCATCAAAAGATAAAGTAGCCGAAAAAAGAGGAATAAAAGATAAGAAAATGATAGAAGACTTTGCTTTCTGGGCAATAATTTCAGGTCTTATAGGAGCAAGGTTGTATTATGTGATTTTTAAATTCAGTGAGTATATGATCAGTCCTATTTCTATATTGAAAGTATGGGAAGGAGGGCTTGCAATACATGGAGGAATAATAGGAGGCCTTATTGGATCATATTTATATGCTAAAAAATATAACCTTAATATATGGGTATTGACTGATATGGGCGTAGGTCCTTTGTTATTTGGACAATTTTTAGGAAGATTCGGCAATTTGGCAAATGGTGAAGTTCACGGTGTTCCGACATTTACTCCTTTAAATGTAATATTTACAGGGAATTTCAATCAGTGGTGGATTTCATATCAGTCTATGTCTCTTGAAATGCAGGCAAAATTTAAAGAGCTCATTCCATGGGGAATAGTTTTTCCCAAAGATACTCCGGCAGGAATTGAATTTCCGGATTATCCTTTACATCCGGCAATGCTTTACGAATCATTTCTAAATTTGATAGGCTTTTTACTGCTCTGGTTTTATTTTAGGAAGAAAGAGTATAATCCGGGAGTATTAAGTATGATTTATCTCATAATATACGGAGTTATAAGAATTTTTGTAAGTACATTCAGAGCTGAAGACTTGATGGTTTACGGTATAAGAGCACCTTATATGATAAGTCTTTTAATGTTTGTATTTGCATTTATAGGAATAAAATATTTCGGTAGAAAGAACAGATTGTATAAAAAATAAAATTTAAAAAGGAGTATGCTATTTTTAGCAACTCCTTTTTAGTTTTTATATAACCGTTATTCCCTTTTATAAGATCAAATCATTAAAAATTTTTATTTATATTTTTATTTTGAACATTGTTTTACATAAATATTCTATAATATAAAATCATAATCTGCCAAATTTTTGAATTATTTGAATCTGGATAAAATAAAGCATTAAAAAATTTTCTTTTAAAATTAAGAGTTATCTTGCAATTGTAAAATGTACTAAATATGTATTTATGTAATTTTATAAAATAATAATTTTTGATTTTTAAATACATTATTTATAATTATAAGATTATTTTTAATTTATGAGATATTTTTCTGTTATTCCAATAAAAAATGGAAATACTGTTTGAAAGAATATTTAAGTATTTCCATTATAAAAAAATTTATTTTATCTGAACAGTCCTTTTTTAGTTTCCTGTTTTTTTATTAATTCATCAAGTTTATTTTCTATATTTTTCAGTGTATTTTCAAGAATTTCAACTTTATTTTTTAGATTTTCAATGTTTTCTTTAAAAAAATTACTGTTTTGTTCATTTATGACTAAAAGATTTTCCATGAAATTATCATTTTTATTTTTGGAATTTTCAAATTTTTCAAATATTTCTTCTGTAAATTTTTTAATTGTTTCTTTAAGTTCGATATCTGACTTACTTATGTCCATGGTGAAATTGATTAGTGCCTTTTCAATAGAAGAAAGTCTTTCCCTTAAAAAAGGGTAATCAAAACTTTTTAGGATTTCATTAGAATTTCTGGAAGAGTCTAAAATTTCATTCAGTTCTCTTAATCGGGAAATATTTATTTCGGATTTCTTAATTCCCGCTTTTAAATTTTCTTTTACAATATATGTTTTATTTTTTTCTTTTATAACTTCAAGTTGCCCTTTTTCAATACGATTATAAATGGTCCTTCTTGAAACGTTACGTTCCTTCATATACTCCTTTATTGACATCTTCAAAACTATCACCTCTTACCAATATTATATATAAATTCTCTAAGATAGTAAAGAGATTTTTTATCTTATCTTTCTAAAGTATACTGTTTTTATATGTCAAATATTTTTAAACAGGTTAAAAAATATAATAAAAAATGATATAATAAAACGAAAATGGAAAAAATGAAGAAAGGAGTGTTTAAAAAGTTTAATGAGAAATAACATTTATACCGCTTTAGTTCACTATCCCGTATATAACAGGAACAATGACACAGTGGCTACATCAGTTACAAATTTTGATATTCATGATATTTCGAGAACATGCAGAACATATGACATAAAAAAA encodes the following:
- a CDS encoding DUF5320 domain-containing protein, whose amino-acid sequence is MSIKEYMKERNVSRRTIYNRIEKGQLEVIKEKNKTYIVKENLKAGIKKSEINISRLRELNEILDSSRNSNEILKSFDYPFLRERLSSIEKALINFTMDISKSDIELKETIKKFTEEIFEKFENSKNKNDNFMENLLVINEQNSNFFKENIENLKNKVEILENTLKNIENKLDELIKKQETKKGLFR
- the lgt gene encoding prolipoprotein diacylglyceryl transferase, whose protein sequence is MKPYLFKIGNFELRIYSLMYIIAFLVGIFIASKDKVAEKRGIKDKKMIEDFAFWAIISGLIGARLYYVIFKFSEYMISPISILKVWEGGLAIHGGIIGGLIGSYLYAKKYNLNIWVLTDMGVGPLLFGQFLGRFGNLANGEVHGVPTFTPLNVIFTGNFNQWWISYQSMSLEMQAKFKELIPWGIVFPKDTPAGIEFPDYPLHPAMLYESFLNLIGFLLLWFYFRKKEYNPGVLSMIYLIIYGVIRIFVSTFRAEDLMVYGIRAPYMISLLMFVFAFIGIKYFGRKNRLYKK